Within Falsibacillus albus, the genomic segment TGATGCCAATGGATATGGAAACCCAGTCCGGCTTCATCGCAATTACGTCTTCCTTCCATCGTTCAGCCAAATCAGTCACGCGGTTTGCACTGACCCCTTTATTTAGCACTTCCAGCTCAAGAACTCCATATTCAGCGATCAAATAATTGCGGATCATCCTGACATAACCATTACCTATTCCATCACCATCTTGAAATCGGCCACTCTCTGTAATGCTGTCACCGATAAAAAGAAGTCGGTCATTTGGTTTGAAAATCATAACTCGTTTCCTCCAACAATTCTTTGTTTTTCAACAATGGTCGATTCATTGCCACCATTCTTAATAGTCCTTTTTCTATTTTGAAGCATAGAACGGATCTCGTCCAAGGCTGCTTCTGAATTCTCTACATGCAAAGTGATCCTTCTATTCTGCGGAAAATGCTTTTCCTTATGCCGATAGCGCGGATCATAATAGTATTGGAGCAATAGGGTGACTGCAGATTCAAATCGACCGAATTTGAGATCGTTCTCTATTTGGGTTGCTGCAGGTGTATGAATTCGTCGTTTAATTCGCTGGAATGCCTCGATAAATTTCTGTTGATGTTCCCAAGGCCTGTATTCGTCCAATATGTTTTGAACACGTGCTTCAATGGGGATATCAATAAATAACTGAATGCCTTCCTCCTTCTTTCTTATGATACTTTCGGGCAGCATCACCTTCCCGATCCTCTTGCTTTCAGCTTCCATGAGAAAGTATCGCGACGAGAGCTGTAACGCCTCCTGCAGAAACTGGGAATCAAAGAATTTTTGATTATTCGGTTCAAGCCCGATCTGCCCAAAAATGGATCCGCGGTGATTGGCCATTTTCTCTAAATCGATGACCGGGATTCCTTCAGCTTTTAACTCCCTAAGAATAGATGTTTTGCCGCTGCCTGTACTGCCATTCAAGACAATGGCTTCTGCCTTTAATTCCAGTCTTTCCAGTGATTTTACCACCCATTGGCGATAGGCACGGACACCCCCTTGCAGCCTGTAGACAGGTAAACCCATCAAATCCAGTACGGTTGCAGATGTTTTGCTCCTCATCCCGCCTCGCCAGCAAAAAACAACAAATCCCTTTTCCTCCCCACTTCCGAACGTATTAATGAAGGAAGGGAGTTTAGCTGAAACGACCTCCAATCCTTTTTTCTTGGCTGCATCTACACCAACTTTCTTATATAGTGTGCCTATTTCTGCCCTTTCTTCATCATTAAAAAGGGGGATATTCAAACTTCCTGGAATGGTATCGCGTTTGAATTCCGATGGGGAACGAACATCAACCGTGATTACTTTCCCCTTTTCTTGGAGTGCTAAAAGTTCTGGAACGGATACGTCCTTAAACAATGAAAAATTCCCCTTTCCTTATAAAACTGTTATCTGTCCAGGATGTTCTTCAGTAACCTCTCCGATCATTGAAGCATCCTCTATTCCTGCTGTCTTTATTTCTGCCAGCAATGCTTCTGCTTTCGACTCGTTTATCGAAATCAAAAGACCTCCAGAAGTGACGGCATCACATAATATCCATTGATCGATTTGGTCCATATTTTGTGGATATTTAACCCTATCAGATAAATATTTGAAGTTATTCTTGGTTCCCCCCGGTATGATCCCTTTTTCTGCAAGTTCCCTCACGCGCGGCAATATAGGCACTTTCTCCTTATAAATTTTGATTCCCGCCTTGCTTCCTTTCGCCATTTCAGAAGCATGCCCCAGAAGACCAAATCCAGTGACATCTGTACAGGCATGGACATCATATGACTCCATCGTCTCTGCCGTTTTTTTGTTTAGCGTTGCCATGACATTTGTCAATTGCTTGATTTCTTCATCAGATAGCAAGTCCTGTTTTAAAGAGCTTGTCAAAATACCTACGCCGATCGGTTTTGTAAGGATGAGCTTATCACCCGGTCTTGCACCTGCATTCGAGCGGACACGGTCTGGATGGACAGTTCCCGTAACAGCCAATCCAAATTTAGGTTCTTGGTCATCAATGGAATGTCCGCCGACAAGAGTAGCTCCCGCTTCCAGTAGTTTGTCGCCTGCACCGCGAAGAATTTCCGCCAAAATCGATTTATCCAGCTTGGCAATCGGGAATGCCACAATATTAAGGGCTGTCAAAGGTTTCCCGCCCATTGCATAGATATCGCTTAATGCATTTGCGGCAGCGACTTGACCAAATGAATAAGGATCATTAACAATCGGCGTGAAAAAATCCAATGTTTGTACGATTGCCAAATCCTCAGTCAATTTATAAACACCCGCATCATCACTTGTATCCAAACCCACCAAGAGATTCGGGTTAGGAGCAGCAGGAGGCAATGTTTGAATAACTTCAGCAAGGTCGGCCGGTCCGATTTTGCAGCCGCATCCCCCTTTTGTAGAAAGAGAAGTTAACTTCACGGAATTGGATTGAATCATTTGCTACCAACCTTTCTGAAAAAAATAGAATGATAGCTTCATTATAAAGTAGAAATGTATTTTTTCATAATTTTCCTTCAATTATTTTTAATAAAAAAGAAAGGACCACGTAATGACATCTTTACTTTAGTTTTACCCTCATGTGAAGGTATTATATCCGTTGCGACGAATAAAGATAATAAACATAATAGGAAGGGAGTGTGGATGTTTGAACACTGCAGACGTGTATTTGAAGAATGTTGAGCAAACATTTATGAGTATGAAAAAACAAGCCGAAAATACTTTTAGTCAATTATCTTTAGAAGAATTGCATTATACTCCCAATGATTCGTGTAATTCTATTGCCGTTTTGATTAAACATATCAGTGGAAATTTAGTGTCTCGGTTTACTGAGTTTTTAACCTCGGATGGTGAGAAAGATTTTCGTGATCGTGATGGAGAATTTGAGGGTGTATACTCCTCCATGGATGATTTTTATGCAAACTGGAATAAAGGCTGGCCAATATTGTTTGATGTGATATCGAAGTTAAACGACGCAGATTTACTGAAAACCATATACATTAGGTCCGAGCCTCATCTGGTGCTTGAAGCCCTTCAGCGCCAGGTGTCCCATTACGCTGGACACATTGGGCAAATTGTCTATATCGGCAAGTTGGTTAAAGGGAAACAATGGAAAACATTAAGTATTCCTAAAGGGAAATCAAAAGAATACAATAATGAAATGATTTCAAGGCAGCAGTCGAATTCATAGATTGAAATTTAGAAACACGATTATAGAAAAAAAGGCATTGAGTGTTTTAGAATGCCTTTTTGTAAATCCCATTATAGTGAAACAAAGTAATCAGCACTTTCCGCTGGCTCTCAATCGCTGAACCGTTTCAACGATCTTTTCAGGTTCATCCATATCCTTTTCAAACAATTTCAGTAGTCGGTCATTAATCTGAACTGGACCTAATGAACATTTAATTTAAGATTAATGCAGTTTGTAGTAGCCATTTGACACCGCTATGTTTATTTGAAATGCTTCTTTATTTTTGGCTCTTTTCGTAAAATTTGTTGCATTTCATCAAAGGTTTCGTAGGGTTGATTTCCGCTGCAGGATGCTCGATTTGGCACATGACAATGATCACTTTGGCAGCGACACATCTGACTTCTCTCTTCTCGCTACGCTGCGGGGTCCACCTAGCCCTCTGATCTCTCCGGAGCCTCGCACCTTCCCCGAGAAAGCAACTTTAATTTCCGAAAAGTTCATTCCCCTCTCAGTCAATAAGAATTTCCTTTCCAATAAATTTTGAAATATTCCATATTCATGTAACTAATGAACGTATTCAATCGTCATACAAAAAAATAGCGGGAGGAGTCTTCACTTTTGACAAAAAAATTACTTTCATGCATTTCATTTGTTCTATTGATGCAGCTTGCCGGCTGTGGAACAGGAATGGATGATATTAAAAATTCCAGTATAAATGTAGGAAATCCACCTTTAACACACAAAAACACCCCTGAAATTGTATGGAAACAATTATCCCCTAATGAAAAAAATAGAATCGTCGGGAAATGGACAAAAGCAAGGATCACTAAAATCACCCTTCAGATTAATATGATCACTTCGGGTTCTGATAAATCATATATCGGAAAAGAAGTTTACATGATCGACTTTCCTACATCCAATCAATCCAAGCCATCAAATATCATTGTATTTGCGGATATTGATACTCTTGAAATTATCGGGAATGGGTTGGTGGATTGAAAAAACGAACGGATCCCAATGGCGTTCGTACGTTCTCATATTTTTACTTCTAAGTTCATATAAGAAAAAATATTAAAAGATAACCTTGACTCTTTACTCAATTGATATAAATATCATGGTATGTTGATTTCCCCAGCAGGATGCTCGCTTTCCAGCGGCCTTTGAGCCTCCTCACTTCGCTGCTGGGACTCACATGTCCCGCTTAATCCCCTAGGAGTCTCGCACCTTCCGCTACAGTCAACACGTTGAGTAATGAAGTTAAAATCGAAACCCACAAGGTATAAAAAAACAATTTTCATGATTAACCGAATGTGCAAACTGTTAAACTCCTTGTATCAATTTGACGAACTTCCACTTCTTTTGATAGCTTTTGTCAGTTGGCAGGAAAATGGGATTGTCCCTATTGAATATATTCATATCTCGAACTTCTTTTCATTTTAGACACTAAAACATATAGGAAAGGAATTTGAACATGAATAAAAATCAGATGGTTAGAGCGTATTCAATCAAAGAAGTATCCAAAAAATTGAATATCCCGACGGGGACGATCAGGCAATGGGAAAAGGATTTGAGCGGGCTGCTGATGATTCCACGTACGAAGCAGGGAGCAAGATTTTATACAGAAAAGGAAATCATGGTCCTCGGGAAAATCAAGGAAATGCGTGAACAAAATATAAGTAAGGATATGATACGTTCGCTATTGTTAAAACATTTCCAGCATCGCTCGGAACACCCTTCCGAATCGCTCGAAACCTTGCCGGCCGAAAGAGAACAGCAGCCTATGGAGTCCCCTGAGCCCAAACCTAATAATATTAAAGAATTCTATAATGCAATGGACCAATATAAGCAAGACTTGATAAAAGAATTCAAACGCGAGATGATAGAGAATCGGAAAGTGCTTGTGGATGAAATCAAGAATGAGCTTTCATCAACCTCTTTGGAAACAGTGAAGAGCATTTCGAAATCTGTACACCGCTCTAATGATAAGCGGAAAGCCGATTTACAGCAGATCAACGATACAATTTCTCATATTTCGGAACATACTTCCGAAACGTTCGCAGCCCTATCGGATGTGGTGGCAAACAGTTCAAAATCAACTTACGAAAAGTTGTCAAAGAGAATGACGGAATTTACAAAAGGTTCAGCAAAGGACAACCAAACTACGATCAGCAAAGTGTCCAAGTCTTTGAAAGAGACAAAAAATGATATTAAAAAAGTTTCACAGGCATTCGATGCTCATCAAGTTCACCTTTTAGGTTCGATGAATGAGCTGAAGCAATCGATTTCAGAAATTCAAAAAAGAGAAGATGCATTCCAGGATATGCTTGTCAGCTACCGGCAAGCTGCTGCAGCAAAAAGCAAGAAGAGATGGTGGAAAGTATTTTCATAATTTTGTTGAATGAGCCCTCTCCTTTATGAAAGGGCTCTGAATGTAGGGGCCAATTGGATGATGTTCGAATTGGCCCCCTACAGTTTGTCCATAAAATTCTAGGCAATTGCAGGCAGACCCCTTCCCTATCTATCGTTCGCAACATCCAGACATATTTGAGCCAAAATAATTTAATCTTCTATGTGTTGATATCCCTGATCAGTTATCGATTACGAATTACCCTTCGAACTATTCGGAACACATTTTTTAGAGTTCCGAACAGTTCGGAATGGGGGTTCGAATGAGATGAAAAGGAGGGCTTCTGTCGAAGTACGTCTATTTCCTAAGGAAGAATGTCCGGCTAAGTATTACTCCTATCATGTACATTTATTTTCTTTTATTGAATTTCATCAATCCTTCCTCTGTCTCAAAGCTTTTCGTATGCGGCATTCCCAACTGACATTCGATTCGAAGTGCTTCTTCCAAAGACAGGCCCCATCCCCTAAGGGCTGATTGTTTGTCCGATCTCAGCGATCCTTGTGGATAGGAAGCGATTTGTTGCGCCAATTCAATGGCACGTCCAAGTAAATTGTCCGATTCAACGACCTCTGTCACCAACCCCCAATCAAGTGCGGTAGCAGCATCTATTTTTCTTCCAGTCAAAATTAAATCCATTCCTCTCCCCCAACCTACTATTCGTGGAATTCTTTGTGTTCCACCGTCTACAAGAGGAACATTCCATCTTCTTTCCAAGCATCCAAATTCCGCTTCTTTGGAGGCAATCCGAATATCACACCATGCCGCCATTTCGAGTCCCCCGGCAAAACAATATCCATCTATCGCTGCAATGGTCGGCTTGAATATATCTGTCATTCTCGTAAAACCTAAATAGCCTTTTCCATTATAGGCAAAATCGGCATCATACTGTTCCCGAGGCCTAAGTGATTCTATCGCCTTCAAGTCTGCTCCTGAACTGAACGATGATCCTTCCCCGGTTAAGATCGCTACATTCGATTCAGGGTCGTCCCGAAATCCAACCCATGCCTGCTGTAAGAGCAAGGCCGTCTCCCCATCAATACAATTGTGCTTTTGTGGACGATTGATCCTTATTATGGTGATTCCATCTTGCTTTTCAACAATAACCTTTTCCATGCACATTTCTCCTCTTTAAACATTTTTTTGCGCGCTTTGCTGTTCAAATAGCTTGGACCATTGCATTTACAAGTTGCCGAAGCTCAATCAGATTCGTCCTTAATCTGACGAGTTGCTATAGACAAAATATTACTTTCGCACTTTTTTTACATACAATTATAAATTCAGTATTTTCAGACTTTTTACAAAGAATTATTACCTACGCCTGATTTTAGGCTAATTTATATGTAATACTAACGTCAACAAGTGTACATAAAAAATATTTTTTTTATAAAATTAGCAATTCGTAAAAACTATGTGCTATACTTAGTTAAACCTTTAAAGCTTTATACCATTCTTTACTGTAACGTGAACGACATTCCCCGCTCTAATATGGAGCGGGGTTTTTTATGATCTTGGTCATGCTAAACAACAGTATGCTAGATTTTTCTTCCCACCAACTCCACCAGAGTTTAAATAAAAAAACAGATCCTGCATATGCAGAATCTGTTTTCAAAAAAGCTTACAATTATGCTTTTTGAACGTTAGCAGCTTGAGGTCCGCGTTGGCCTTGCTCTACGTCGAAAGTTACAGATTGACCTTCGTCAAGAGATTTGAAGCCTTCGCTTTGAATTGCTGAGAAATGAACGAATACGTCGTCTCCGTTTTCGCGTTCGATGAATCCGAAACCTTTTTCTGCATTAAACCATTTTACTTTACCTTGTTCCATTGTTGTTGCCTCCTCGTGTGAAATCACACATTAAGTTACTACCTTTGCTCATAGTATTCATCGAGACGAAAAGCGAAAACTTTTGAATCCATTCGTACCGAACAAAAATAATTCTTACTAACCATAACATGTAATGAGAAGAATAGCAATGCAAGAAAAAATAAAGTAAAATCATTTTGATTTATTTAAAATTTCCGTTCACCATCTCTTTTGATTTCTGAGCTACACATAAAATTGCTAAAAATCAATCATAAGCATAAAAGCAGCATAAAAAAGAGGCCATCCTGACAATTGATTAAGAAATGTTTGTACAATTATTCTTAATTAAATTTGTTATTTTATCGATCCATTTGTCTCGATTATTAACAACAAATCGAAAGGATTCCCCTTCTTTTGTGAAGACTTCAAGTCCATTCTTGGCGAATGGCACCCCAAAAACTTTGTTTGTATATTTATCAAGACGATCAATCTCATTAACACTTATAGCTACTTCTTCCCGTTGAAAATTGACGGCATGGGGTTTATGTATAAGTTCATTTTTTGTTAAGTAAAGCTTGCCGCCTACACTCTCTTTTCCCTTCCAAACATTAGCCACCCCATCATATACAATATCACTTTTGTTCATCCTGTTTCCCCCTTCATGTTTAGTCCACATTCATATTCCCAAAAGCTTTGACCTTTACACCCTTTTTAAAAGGGTGTTGCTATTCATCTGTATGGTTGATTTCTGAATGCAGGAGATGCTCGCTTTTCGAGTGGCCTTACACGAAGTGAGATCGTTCGATGTTGGCACAGGACAAGGAAAGTATTGGAGCGACACATAACACGAAGAAAAGTGACTAGCAATTTTGAGGACGTGCCGAACTTAATCGAACATTCCCCCGAAATCTCCTCGCCCCCCTGCCCACCTACTACCTCCGGAGTGTCGTACCCACTGTTCAAATCAACCCTTTGGTGAATTTTTATCAAAAAATTATTTTAAAAACAATCTTCGAGAAAACAGCCAATTTTTTATATAAAAATTGGCAAACTCCGAATAGAGCCTAAATAAAAAACTTTATCATATTATAGAGATTCGTCAGGATGATCCCTAATAACGTAATTGTGAAGATCTTTTGTATGTGAGTATGTCTCAATTTATGTGCCAATGAACTTCCGATGAAGCCTCCCAGGATGCCTCCTAATATCATGAATTTCAGCATAGACAAGTCATAACGTCCGAAACCGGTCGTCAATTCAATCGTCAGAAGTGTTGACAACTGGGAAAAGAATATAATGAAGATGGAATTTATGGAAGCTTCCTTCATCTCCAATGAAAAAAGCCATGTCAATATCGCTACATTTAATGGACCCCCGCCAATGCCCAAAAATGAGGCAAGCATCCCCAAGATGAGGCCGACAAGAAAAATCGCAGAATGATTTTTTATTTCATACGTTTTAAACTTATGTTTATATTGAACAAAAATGTAAATGACAAGCATTAATACAGCTAAAATGCCAGCCTGGATGACAGTGATGAGATTGTCGTCTTCGGCGATAACTTCAATATGATTGAATAGAAACTTCCCGATGACCCCACCGATCACCGATCCGATTGAGATGATTAGACTTAGTTTCCCTTTAACCTTGACACCGGATGATTGCGCTTTCAATAATGAAACTACCGACATCGTAAAAACGGTCGCCGCTGATAGTACGGTAATCGTCGACACATGGTACTGGCCCAGTGCATCGAGCACCGGCTTGATGATCACTCCCCCACCCAAACCGGCTAAAGCGCCGACGATGGAAGCCCCTAATCCGACGATGAAATAAATGATATACATAGTTCCTCCTGATGACTGCTCATAATAAAAACGTTAACAAACACTTTTATCCTATTTCATTTTTCTGGCTGAGGCAAGCGTTCCTGCACAAGTTAACGAAAAATTAATCTTTTTCTCAAGGATTATTGTTATTCACATTTTTTCTTAAAAAATATCATCCTATGATGTTGATTGAGGTGGAAGGTGCGAGACTTCGGAGGACACAGCGGGCCAGTTGGAAAAGCTGCAGGGCTTTGCCTATAGGCGACAAGCATGAAAACAATAGAATGTCGCTGTTCAAACTTTTAACCTGCTTTAACTTAGATTTGCGTTATATAAAGTCGAATAATTTGGAATATTGATACTTTTATCCTAGGATTATTTTCAAAAACATGTCATACGAACCTATGTTTGTTTTCCAATAAGTGCTATGATATGAATAGACACCAAAGAGCCGGCTTCATGACAAAAAAAGGAGGGAGTTACATGACGGAGTATGTAAAGCTTGTTCCTAACCAATTGATTGAGCAGCTGGATGAGGTGAAAGAGATTCCCAAAGGTGTGGAATTGATTCAAGCACCAAAAGTATGGGATCGAACAAAAGGAGAAGGTGTCCGTGTAGCCGTACTTGATACTGGCTGTGATACGAGTCATCCTGATCTCAAGGATCGCATCATTGGAGGCAAGAACTTTACCAAAGACGACAATGGAGATCCAAATAGTTTCCTTGATTATAATGGGCATGGCACGCATGTTTGTGGAACAATTGCCGCGAGCATGAATAATCTCGGGGTTGTGGGTGTAGCTCCTGAAGCGGACATATTGATGCTCAAAGTACTTGGCAAGGATGGTTCCGGTCAATATGATTGGATCATCAGTGCGATTGAATATGCAATCGAACAAAAGGTCGATTTGATTTCAATGTCGTTAGGTGGACCAAGTGATGTGAAGGAACTGCACGACGTCATCAAAAAAGCAGTCGTGGAAAACGGCATCCCAGTGGTTTGTGCGGCGGGCAATGATGGAGACGGGCGCGATGACACCGATGAATTTGATTATCCTGGCTCCTATAATGAAGTCATCAGTGTTGGTGCGGTTGACTTGGAACGGAATTCTTCCCGTTTTTCCAATTCCAATAATGAAGTCGACCTTGTTGCACCAGGTGAAAAAATCACCTCCACATTCCCGGGTGGGAAGTATGCAACATTCAGCGGCACATCAATGGCAACCCCTCACGTGGCAGGCGCACTTGCACTTATCAGAAACTTGAGCAAGGCGGAATTTGAACGTGATTTAACCGAAACCGAACTATATGCACAGCTGATCAAACGAACCGTCCCACTAGGCAATTCCCCTAAGGAAGAAGGAAACGGCCTCGTATATTTGACAGTGGCGGATGAATTGAAAAAATTATTTGATGCACAAAAACTGGAACATATTTTCCAAGTTTAATAGAAAAAAACAGATTTTTTCCTCAATCTTGATTAGTAAGAGCTCGGGCCAAGGCTGCCCAAGCTCTTTTTTATATTCCGCGAATGACGATTTTGTCGAAAATAAGTAAAACAACCAGTCCGACTGGATACCCCTAAGAATAGTATTTAGTACAAGTTATGAAAGGAGTTTTTTAATAATGGAAGAAGAAAAAAATATTTCTCAAGAACAAGACTGCGGCTGCGGAGTGGGTGACCAAGCAGGTGTAGCTCAAGAACAAGGGTGCACAAACATCGTCAGCCAACAAGTTTGCGTAGAGGCAGTTGTTACGATAACACCGAATGTCACTCCAGGTGACCCGATGGTTGCGTGTGTAGGGTTACCAACTGTAGGGACTACTTGTGCCGACCTTGGATTCACACCAAGTACAACGATTCCTGGTTCTTGTACAACCACTTTCGCCCAAGTTCTTTGCGTGAATATGCCGCTTACCTTTAATGCTGATGTACAAGCTACTCCAGGTCAGGTTGGCTGTGGTCCGGCTTTCAATACACCGAACTGTCCAGTCTAATTAAAATCGATATTTCAACCTTAACCTAATGTATTTCTTTAAGAAAGGAGTTGATTACATGGCCCCTAGTGAAAATGACACTGCCTTGCAGCAGGACCAAGGATGTACAAATACAGTCAGCCAACAGGTGTGTGTGGAAGCAGTGGTCACCATCACTCCTTCAGTGACACCTGGACTCCCAACTGTCAGCTGTGTCGGTCTTCCAATCGTTGGATCATCTTGCGCGGATCAAGGTTTTACACCTAGCACCACCATACCACCTTCATGTACGACGACATTCGCGCAAGTGCTTTGTGTGAATGTACCACTTACCTTCAATGCGGATGTACAAGCAACTGCTGGCCAGGTCGGCTGCGGTCCGGCATTCAATGCGCCGAATTGTCCATCTGCCTGCACGCACACAATCGGGTTTTATCAAACCCATCCAGAGGTTGTAAATGCACTGATAACTGCTGCAGGCGGCTCGATTATCCTCGGCATTGACAGTATGGGATTAAGCTTGACTGCTACCACTCTCAATGCAGAAGCCATTTTGTCGGTCATGGCCCCTATACCGCCTACACCTGCAAATCCACCGTTCAGAGGACAATATCGTGCCTTATATGCACAACTGCTGGCAGCAAACCTGAATATTTTAAGAGGAGCGACATGTTCATTTGCCACTGAGACCATTTCGGAAGCAAATACCTTTCTGGCGAACTCACCACCAGCAGGCATGGCGGGAGCACCAGATCTTACAGTGGCACTCACGGCATTCAATGAAGGGTCAGCTGCGGGATGTCCGGCCCAATGCCTTTCTCAGGAACCTGGCTGTAATTGCAATTAATAACCTCAAAAAAACAGACAGCACTACTGCCGTCTGTTTTTCCACTCGACTAATGGCCGCAACCACAGTCATGATCATCCGGGTGCCTCGGGCAAGGTCCGGTATCTCCATCCTTGCAAGCCACTTTTTTTGGTTTGACAATGGCTTCGGCAGCGAATTCCAATGGGATCTCGATGCACAGCTTTTGACTGACCATGAAACTGCATGACTCATCATCATGGTGGTGCTTCGGGAAACAATCTGGCTGAATTTTAACCTTTTTCCGATACATTGGATCGTAACGTCCATCCGGGTGATCGAGTCCTTTATGAGGACACACTTCCGTCTTTCCACAAATGACCTTTGGTTCGTCCCCGAGTCTTACATGAGGCTTGATCGTTACTATTGCTTCCACACAAACATTTTGATGGACTACAGAGAAACATTTCGTTGTTTTTCTGCTATCCTCATCGACAAGTTCCATACCCATTGATTCTTTTTCTATTTCATCCGGCATAACCAGAACAGTCCTTTCTAATACTTAAAATGATGATCCTTACTTATAATT encodes:
- the mnmH gene encoding tRNA 2-selenouridine(34) synthase MnmH produces the protein MFKDVSVPELLALQEKGKVITVDVRSPSEFKRDTIPGSLNIPLFNDEERAEIGTLYKKVGVDAAKKKGLEVVSAKLPSFINTFGSGEEKGFVVFCWRGGMRSKTSATVLDLMGLPVYRLQGGVRAYRQWVVKSLERLELKAEAIVLNGSTGSGKTSILRELKAEGIPVIDLEKMANHRGSIFGQIGLEPNNQKFFDSQFLQEALQLSSRYFLMEAESKRIGKVMLPESIIRKKEEGIQLFIDIPIEARVQNILDEYRPWEHQQKFIEAFQRIKRRIHTPAATQIENDLKFGRFESAVTLLLQYYYDPRYRHKEKHFPQNRRITLHVENSEAALDEIRSMLQNRKRTIKNGGNESTIVEKQRIVGGNEL
- the selD gene encoding selenide, water dikinase SelD, with protein sequence MIQSNSVKLTSLSTKGGCGCKIGPADLAEVIQTLPPAAPNPNLLVGLDTSDDAGVYKLTEDLAIVQTLDFFTPIVNDPYSFGQVAAANALSDIYAMGGKPLTALNIVAFPIAKLDKSILAEILRGAGDKLLEAGATLVGGHSIDDQEPKFGLAVTGTVHPDRVRSNAGARPGDKLILTKPIGVGILTSSLKQDLLSDEEIKQLTNVMATLNKKTAETMESYDVHACTDVTGFGLLGHASEMAKGSKAGIKIYKEKVPILPRVRELAEKGIIPGGTKNNFKYLSDRVKYPQNMDQIDQWILCDAVTSGGLLISINESKAEALLAEIKTAGIEDASMIGEVTEEHPGQITVL
- a CDS encoding DUF1572 family protein: MNTADVYLKNVEQTFMSMKKQAENTFSQLSLEELHYTPNDSCNSIAVLIKHISGNLVSRFTEFLTSDGEKDFRDRDGEFEGVYSSMDDFYANWNKGWPILFDVISKLNDADLLKTIYIRSEPHLVLEALQRQVSHYAGHIGQIVYIGKLVKGKQWKTLSIPKGKSKEYNNEMISRQQSNS
- a CDS encoding MerR family transcriptional regulator; this translates as MNKNQMVRAYSIKEVSKKLNIPTGTIRQWEKDLSGLLMIPRTKQGARFYTEKEIMVLGKIKEMREQNISKDMIRSLLLKHFQHRSEHPSESLETLPAEREQQPMESPEPKPNNIKEFYNAMDQYKQDLIKEFKREMIENRKVLVDEIKNELSSTSLETVKSISKSVHRSNDKRKADLQQINDTISHISEHTSETFAALSDVVANSSKSTYEKLSKRMTEFTKGSAKDNQTTISKVSKSLKETKNDIKKVSQAFDAHQVHLLGSMNELKQSISEIQKREDAFQDMLVSYRQAAAAKSKKRWWKVFS
- a CDS encoding enoyl-CoA hydratase-related protein; amino-acid sequence: MEKVIVEKQDGITIIRINRPQKHNCIDGETALLLQQAWVGFRDDPESNVAILTGEGSSFSSGADLKAIESLRPREQYDADFAYNGKGYLGFTRMTDIFKPTIAAIDGYCFAGGLEMAAWCDIRIASKEAEFGCLERRWNVPLVDGGTQRIPRIVGWGRGMDLILTGRKIDAATALDWGLVTEVVESDNLLGRAIELAQQIASYPQGSLRSDKQSALRGWGLSLEEALRIECQLGMPHTKSFETEEGLMKFNKRK
- a CDS encoding cold-shock protein; translation: MEQGKVKWFNAEKGFGFIERENGDDVFVHFSAIQSEGFKSLDEGQSVTFDVEQGQRGPQAANVQKA
- a CDS encoding GRAM domain-containing protein codes for the protein MNKSDIVYDGVANVWKGKESVGGKLYLTKNELIHKPHAVNFQREEVAISVNEIDRLDKYTNKVFGVPFAKNGLEVFTKEGESFRFVVNNRDKWIDKITNLIKNNCTNIS
- a CDS encoding sulfite exporter TauE/SafE family protein codes for the protein MYIIYFIVGLGASIVGALAGLGGGVIIKPVLDALGQYHVSTITVLSAATVFTMSVVSLLKAQSSGVKVKGKLSLIISIGSVIGGVIGKFLFNHIEVIAEDDNLITVIQAGILAVLMLVIYIFVQYKHKFKTYEIKNHSAIFLVGLILGMLASFLGIGGGPLNVAILTWLFSLEMKEASINSIFIIFFSQLSTLLTIELTTGFGRYDLSMLKFMILGGILGGFIGSSLAHKLRHTHIQKIFTITLLGIILTNLYNMIKFFI
- a CDS encoding S8 family peptidase, whose protein sequence is MTEYVKLVPNQLIEQLDEVKEIPKGVELIQAPKVWDRTKGEGVRVAVLDTGCDTSHPDLKDRIIGGKNFTKDDNGDPNSFLDYNGHGTHVCGTIAASMNNLGVVGVAPEADILMLKVLGKDGSGQYDWIISAIEYAIEQKVDLISMSLGGPSDVKELHDVIKKAVVENGIPVVCAAGNDGDGRDDTDEFDYPGSYNEVISVGAVDLERNSSRFSNSNNEVDLVAPGEKITSTFPGGKYATFSGTSMATPHVAGALALIRNLSKAEFERDLTETELYAQLIKRTVPLGNSPKEEGNGLVYLTVADELKKLFDAQKLEHIFQV